A stretch of the uncultured Desulfovibrio sp. genome encodes the following:
- a CDS encoding MFS transporter: MHSEQMTHDQKKNLRRVVASSIIGAVIEWYDFFLYGVVAGLFFNKLYFPDFDARIGTMLAFATFAVGFVARPLGGVIFGHFGDKLGRKKMLILTLEIMGIATVCIGLIPTYHTIGIWAPILLIVCRLAQGIGLGGEWGGAVLMSYESAPADKRAFYASLPQIGMSLGLLLASGIVGFFSVVLTDEAFLNWGWRVAFLLSAVLLAVGGYMRSTVQETKDFSEAKEKMPEAKYPLLDAFKRYPKMMLACMGARFIDGVSFNVFGVYSLTYLTQQHGIGRSAALTAVMISSLVMSCFIPFWGHMADKHGKAKIYGVCAVLLGISSFPAFWVLHNFSGNYLCVVLALALPFGILHAAVFGTMSSVFSESFDASVRYSGISFVYQFTAIFASGLTPMVAAMLTGMADGAPWYLCGYLAGIGVLSALSTLWLSRMARARRNAQASKTVTQTPKTAMVEATSAEGF; the protein is encoded by the coding sequence ATGCATAGCGAACAAATGACTCACGACCAGAAGAAGAATCTGCGCCGCGTTGTGGCTTCGTCCATCATCGGCGCCGTCATCGAATGGTACGACTTCTTCCTGTACGGCGTTGTGGCCGGGCTTTTCTTCAACAAGCTGTATTTCCCTGATTTTGACGCGCGTATAGGCACTATGCTTGCTTTTGCCACGTTTGCGGTCGGCTTTGTGGCGCGGCCTTTGGGCGGCGTGATTTTTGGCCATTTTGGCGACAAGCTGGGCCGTAAAAAAATGCTCATCCTGACCCTGGAAATCATGGGTATCGCCACGGTTTGCATCGGCCTTATCCCCACCTACCACACCATTGGCATCTGGGCGCCTATCCTGCTGATCGTCTGCCGTCTTGCCCAGGGCATCGGCCTTGGCGGCGAGTGGGGCGGCGCGGTGCTCATGTCTTATGAATCCGCACCGGCAGACAAGCGCGCCTTTTACGCCAGCCTGCCGCAGATCGGCATGTCGCTTGGTCTGTTGCTTGCCTCGGGCATTGTGGGCTTCTTCTCTGTTGTTCTTACTGACGAAGCCTTCCTTAACTGGGGCTGGCGCGTTGCCTTCCTGCTTTCTGCCGTGCTGCTTGCCGTTGGCGGCTACATGCGCAGCACCGTGCAGGAAACCAAGGACTTTTCTGAAGCCAAGGAGAAGATGCCTGAAGCCAAGTATCCCCTGCTGGACGCCTTCAAGCGTTACCCCAAGATGATGCTGGCCTGCATGGGCGCACGCTTTATCGATGGCGTGTCCTTCAACGTCTTTGGCGTGTATTCGCTCACCTATCTTACGCAGCAGCACGGCATTGGCCGCTCCGCAGCCCTGACCGCCGTGATGATTTCTTCTCTCGTCATGTCCTGCTTTATCCCCTTCTGGGGCCATATGGCCGACAAGCACGGCAAAGCCAAAATTTACGGCGTGTGCGCTGTGCTGCTCGGTATCTCCAGCTTTCCGGCCTTCTGGGTGCTGCATAACTTCTCCGGCAACTACCTGTGCGTGGTGCTTGCCCTGGCACTGCCTTTCGGCATCCTGCACGCCGCCGTGTTCGGCACCATGTCCAGCGTGTTTTCTGAAAGCTTTGACGCTTCGGTGCGTTACTCCGGCATCTCCTTTGTTTATCAGTTCACCGCCATCTTTGCCTCGGGTCTGACCCCCATGGTCGCCGCCATGCTTACCGGCATGGCCGACGGCGCGCCCTGGTACCTCTGCGGCTATCTGGCCGGCATTGGCGTGCTCAGCGCGCTTTCTACCCTGTGGCTCAGCCGCATGGCCCGCGCCCGCCGCAATGCCCAGGCCAGCAAGACTGTTACCCAAACCCCTAAGACCGCAATGGTAGAAGCCACCAGCGCCGAAGGGTTCTAA